A stretch of DNA from Desmospora activa DSM 45169:
GAAATCTGGATCAGGGGAATCCGGTAGGACGCGCATTTATCGGATACTTTCTTTTTTGTGTTGGGACCGGCGTCTGCGGCAAGTATTACCAGAGCGACATCACCGCTGCGAACCGTCCGTAGAACCGGCTCTTCACCTGTAATGACACTACCTGCCCGC
This window harbors:
- a CDS encoding YlxQ family RNA-binding protein, whose translation is MSDWLNLLGLAMRAGSVITGEEPVLRTVRSGDVALVILAADAGPNTKKKVSDKCASYRIPLIQISSRQQLGHALGKAERVVIAVTDPGFARTIRDRVSSH